From a single Bos indicus isolate NIAB-ARS_2022 breed Sahiwal x Tharparkar chromosome 11, NIAB-ARS_B.indTharparkar_mat_pri_1.0, whole genome shotgun sequence genomic region:
- the PDIA6 gene encoding protein disulfide-isomerase A6, which translates to MARLVLGLMSCTLFITVNGLYSSSDDVIELTPSNFNREVIQSDSLWLVEFYAPWCGHCQRLTPEWKKAATALKDVVKVGAVDADKHQSLGGQYGVQGFPTIKIFGSNKNKPEDYQGGRTGEAIVDAALSALRQLVKDRLGGRGSGYSSGKQGRGDSSSKKDVIELTDDNFDKNVLDSEDVWMVEFYAPWCGHCKNLEPEWAAAATEVKEQTKGKVKLAAVDATVNQVLASRYGIRGFPTIKIFQKGESPVDYDGGRTRSDIVSRALDLFSDNAPPPELLEIINEDVAKKTCEEHQLCVVAVLPHILDTGAAGRNSYLEVLLKLADKYKKKMWGWLWTEAGAQSELENALGIGGFGYPAMAAINARKMKFALLKGSFSEQGINEFLRELSFGRGSTAPVGGGAFPTISTREPWDGKDGELPVEDDIDLSDVELDDLEKDEL; encoded by the exons ATGGCTCGCCTGGTGCTTG GTCTGATGAGCTGTACCCTCTTTATAACAGTTAATGGTCTGTATTCGTCTAGTGATGATGTAATTGAATTAACTCCCTCAAACTTCAACCGAGAAGTTATTCAGAGTGACAGTTTGTGGCTTGTAGAATTCTATGCTCCATG GTGTGGCCACTGCCAGAGGTTAACACCAGAATGGAAGAAAGCAGCAACTGCCTTGAAA GATGTTGTCAAAGTTGGTGCAGTTGACGCAGACAAACATCAGTCCCTAGGGGGTCAGTATGGTGTTCAGGGATTTCCTACCATTAAGATTTTTGGatccaacaaaaacaaaccagaagATTATCAGG GTGGCAGAACTGGTGAGGCCATCGTGGACGCTGCCCTCAGTGCTCTGCGCCAGCTTGTGAAAGACCGCCTTGGCGGCCGGGGCAGTGGCTACAGCTCTGGAAAACAA GGCAGAGGTGACAGTTCAAGTAAGAAGGACGTGATTGAGCTGACAGACGACAACTTTGACAAGAATGTCCTTGACAGTGAAGATGTTTGGATGGTTGAGTTTTATGCTCCCTGGTGTGGACACTGCAAAAA CCTAGAGCCAGAATGGGCCGCGGCCGCTACAGAGGTGAAAGAGCAAACCAAAGGCAAAGTGAAACTCGCAGCTGTGGATGCCACTGTGAACCAGGTTCTCGCCAGCCGATACGGG attaGGGGATTCCCTACAATCAAGATATTTCAGAAAGGTGAGTCTCCTGTGGATTACGACGGGGGACGCACGAGATCCGACATTGTTTCCCGGGCCCTTGATCTGTTTTCTGATAACGCTCCACCTCCTGAGCTGCTTGAG ATCATCAACGAGGACGTCGCCAAGAAGACATGTGAGGAGCATCAGCTCTGCGTTGTGGCTGTGCTGCCGCACATTCTTGACACGG GAGCTGCGGGCAGAAATTCTTACTTGGAAGTTCTTCTGAAGTTGGCAGACaaatacaagaagaaaatgtGGGG GTGGCTGTGGACAGAAGCTGGAGCCCAATCTGAACTAGAGAATGCGCTGGGGATTGGAGGGTTTGGATACCCTGCTATGGCAGCTATTAACGCACGCAAGATGAAATTTGCTCTCCTAAAGGGATCGTTCAGTGAGCAAGGCATTAATGAGTTTCTCAG GGAGCTGTCTTTCGGGCGTGGATCTACGGCGCCTGTAGGCGGTGGTGCTTTCCCCACCATCAGCACCAGGGAGCCCTGGGATGGCAAGGACGGTGAG CTTCCCGTGGAAGATGACATTGACCTGAGTGACGTGGAGCTGGACGACCTGGAGAAAGATGAATTGTGA